The DNA region CGCCAGCACGCGAGGTTCGAAGGAGGTAAGCACAACCTCCTGCTCCATATGCCGCCGCTTGACGGCGGAAATCACTTTTTCCTCCAGGCCGGGGTAGAGATTTCCTTCCGTTTTGATTTCGATATTGGCCCGCAGGCGGCCGGCGATCGCGTCCAGGAACTCGCTTAGACTGAGCAATCGCTCGCCCGCGTAAGCTTGCGATTTCCAGCTGCCGGCATCGAGCTCCTGCAGCACGGCCCAGGTTTTGTCCTTGACCGGACCGCTTCCGCTCGTCGTCCGGTTGAGCGTAAAATCATGAATCAGCAGCGGAACGCCGTCTTTGGAGAGCTGAACGTCGACCTCGATCCAGTGGACTTCGGGCTGCTCCATCGCCAGCTTGACCGCGGCCATCGTATTTTCCGGCGCAATGCCGGAAAATCCCCGATGGGCTACACATTGATTACGCAAGCTTATCGCCTCCCTGCAGCCATAGACGTTCGCACTCATGTTCCATTCATTTGCTCGCCGCACCGATCACCCCGAGGCGGACGCCTCGCCCTTCTCATTGATGGTTACGCCGGGCGATAAGCTCTCCACTTCTTCCAGCAGCTTCTTCCCGTCCTCCGCCGTCATCGGCACCGGCTGCCCCAGCTCCGTGCGGTACGGGACAAGCTGCAGCCTGCAGTCCCCTTCACGCGTGCATTTTGCCGCAAATACGGCGGTATCCCAAGTTTTCTGATCCAGCGCTCTCGTAAAAATAAAGTTGCCCGTACTGTAGGCAATCCATTTCCCCTTGTATTTCTCCAAACCTTGCATCACATGCGGATGGCCGCCGACCACCAAATCGGCTCCGGCGTCGATAAACGCGTGGGCCAATTCCTGCTGATGGTCTTCGAGTTCGGTCACACGCTCCTTGCCCCAATGAGCCACCACCAGCACCAGATCGGCCTGTTTGCGCGCCTCGCGGATCGCCGCAAGCGCCGGTTCGGGATCATATACGGCCGCCACGCCCGGGTGCTTCTTCAAAGCGGTCCACTCATACTCCGGGATGACGCGGCTGAAGCCGAACAAAGCGATTTTCACGCCTTTGCGTTCGACGTAAACCGGCGCGTACGCTTCCTTGCTGTTTTCGCCCGCACCCACATATAAAATTCCGTTCTTCCGCAAATTCTTTAACGTATCTTTGAGACCGGGCACGCCTTGGTCCAATACATGGTTGTTGGCCAGGTTCACCGCGTCGACGCCGGCAGCGGCCATCGGGCCCAGCGCTTTGGGCGGCGATTTGAACACAAACGTTTTGTTTTCGGCCGCTTCGCCGCCCGCCGTGACCGGCGTTTCCAGGTTCAGCACGCTGAGATCGTCGTTTTGAAACAAATCCTGAACAAACTTATAAGGATAATCATAGCCGGCTTGCTCGAGCTTTTCCTCCACCTTGCCCGAAAAAATCGTATCGCCCGCAAAATGGATCAGCAGTTCCTCTCCGCTCTCCGTCTTGTCGCCGTCGGTATTTGGTGTCTCTTCCAAGCTGGATTCGTCCGGGTTCAAAGGTGCTCCGTCATCCGCAGCAGCGTCTCCTGCCCCGGCGTTCCCGTTCCCGGGTGAAGAACCGTTCTCCGCCTTAGCGGAATCTTCACCGGTTCCCTCCTGTGCCGGAGAGACATTCGGGCTTTCATGATCTCCCTGATTTCCCAGAGCGATGTTCGGATCGCCGCCCGTTTGTTCCGCGCCGTTCCCGGCACTGTCCTGCCGCGTGCGTTCTTCCAAATAGAAATAAGTCCCGAGCACGATGATCAACGAGATGAGAGTCAAATTGATCAACACCCACAAGCGGTTTTGCCGGTGTTGTTTTTCTTGTTTTCGTTGCTTACGTTTTTCCGATCTTGGCGGGTACATTACGGACTCCTTTTAACGCTGTATTTGACCGTATAATTTTATTATATCAGGGATCGGAAAATAAATAGAACCCCTCGCCTATTTTATAGGCAAGGGGTCGCAAATTCCCCCGCAGGGGGAACTTTCCTTAGGCCTGAGGAACCGTCAATTTCTCAGCCATCCGCTGCGCCAGCTCTTTGGCCTGCTTGATGCAATCGGGCAGACCTACGCCTTCGAACGCAGCCCCGGTCGCATAAACGTTCGGCAGCGCGGCCTCAAGCCCTTTCCGGAAAGCGGCGATGCTTTGCAAATGGCCAACCGGATACTGCGGCATCGATTTCGGCAGGCGGGTAATTTCCGCGAACAGCGGCCGGGCCGTCACGCCCATCAGCTTATGCAAATCGCGCAGCACCAGTGCGGTGATCTCCTCATCGGACAGGAACACTTTGTCCTCGTCTCCGGATCGGCCGACGTAGCAGCGGAGCAGCATCTTATCCTCCGGGCTCGTGTGCAGCCACTTGATCCCGGTCCAGGTGCAGGCCGTGATGTTCAGGCCTTCCTTGCGCGGCACGAGGAACCCCGAGCCGTCGAAGCTGCCGGTCACGTCCTCCCTTTCAAAGGCAAGCACGACGTTCGCCACGGAGACGTAATTGACCGCATCGAGCGCGGCAACGTCGACGTGCGGTCTAAGCAGGTCGGCCGCGGCAAAAGCCGGCACGGTCACGATGACGTCGTCCGCCGCCAGCTTTTCGCCGGAGGCTAAAACGACCTCGTAGCGGCTTTCACCCAAACGCCGGATTTCCGCCACTTCGCTTTCCAGCCGCTGATCCACGCCGGAAAGCCCCTTCACCAGGCCTTCCACGAGCGTTTTCAAGCCTTTGCGGAACGTCAGGAAGGCGCTGCGTTTCGTTCCGGTGTGGGTCTCGACCGGCTTTTTCCCGCTCATCATGCCTTTGATCAAGCTACCGTAGGCTCGCTCCACCTCGCCGAACTGCGGGAAGGTCGACTGCAGGCTGAGCTTGTAGGTGTCGCCCGCATAGATGCCGGCCAGCAGCGGCTCGGTGATATTTTGCAGCACCTCGACGCCGAGCCGCCGTTCGATAAAGGCCCCCAGCGATTCGTCCTCCTCGCTCATGCGCGGCGGGGCGACCAGGTCGAGCATCGCCCGCATTTTGCCGTTCCAGGACACGAGGCCGGTTGCGAGGAAAGGCTCCAGCTCGGTAGGAATGCCGAGCACCAGGCCGGACGGCATCGGATGCAGGCGGCCGCCGCTGACGATATACGTTTTTTTCGCGTTCGGATTCATTTGCACCAGTTCCTGCTCCAGCCCCAATTCCCGCGCCAGCTCGATCATCGCCGTTTTGCGGGCCAGGAAGGAGTCAGGACCTTTTTCGATCACAAACTCGTCTTGCTCCAGGGTGTCGATTTTGCCGCCCATCGTTTTTCCTTTTTCGAGCAGCGTGATTTGCGGTTCAACACCTTTTTCCCCATAAAATTTGCGGATGTAAAAAGCCGCGCTGAGTCCGGTCAATCCTCCGCCAATAACGACAACCTTGCGGGAAGATTCGCTCATCGTTCTCATCTCTTTTCCCATGTATTCATAATGACGTCGCTTAACGCCTCCATATACAGCGGTTCGGTGTTCAGCGATTCGATCCGTTCCAGCCGCATATCCAGCTCCTTGGCGATCGTTTTGGCCTCAATGTCAAGGTCGTACAGCACCTCCAAATGGTCGGACACGAATCCGACGGGAGCCACCAGCACGTCCTCCACCTCCGGGCTCAAGTCCTTCAAAGTGTCCAGAATATCCGGACCGAGCCATGGATCGGCCGTCCGCCCCGCGCTTTGCCAGGTGAATTGCCAGTTGCTCACCCCGGCTTTGTCCGCAACGGCTTGCGACGTTTCCATCAGCTGGTCGC from Paenibacillus macerans includes:
- a CDS encoding glycerophosphodiester phosphodiesterase, giving the protein MRNQCVAHRGFSGIAPENTMAAVKLAMEQPEVHWIEVDVQLSKDGVPLLIHDFTLNRTTSGSGPVKDKTWAVLQELDAGSWKSQAYAGERLLSLSEFLDAIAGRLRANIEIKTEGNLYPGLEEKVISAVKRRHMEQEVVLTSFEPRVLAKIREIGRGIRTGLIIDHYPKDLLLRLQLLRCSFLSIHYRALTAELADKASKRGIEVMAWTMDEVRLLRKVAALHPGILLCTNRPDVWRTAILNWRKCHDEQIDR
- a CDS encoding CapA family protein; the encoded protein is MYPPRSEKRKQRKQEKQHRQNRLWVLINLTLISLIIVLGTYFYLEERTRQDSAGNGAEQTGGDPNIALGNQGDHESPNVSPAQEGTGEDSAKAENGSSPGNGNAGAGDAAADDGAPLNPDESSLEETPNTDGDKTESGEELLIHFAGDTIFSGKVEEKLEQAGYDYPYKFVQDLFQNDDLSVLNLETPVTAGGEAAENKTFVFKSPPKALGPMAAAGVDAVNLANNHVLDQGVPGLKDTLKNLRKNGILYVGAGENSKEAYAPVYVERKGVKIALFGFSRVIPEYEWTALKKHPGVAAVYDPEPALAAIREARKQADLVLVVAHWGKERVTELEDHQQELAHAFIDAGADLVVGGHPHVMQGLEKYKGKWIAYSTGNFIFTRALDQKTWDTAVFAAKCTREGDCRLQLVPYRTELGQPVPMTAEDGKKLLEEVESLSPGVTINEKGEASASG
- the hemG gene encoding protoporphyrinogen oxidase, producing the protein MSESSRKVVVIGGGLTGLSAAFYIRKFYGEKGVEPQITLLEKGKTMGGKIDTLEQDEFVIEKGPDSFLARKTAMIELARELGLEQELVQMNPNAKKTYIVSGGRLHPMPSGLVLGIPTELEPFLATGLVSWNGKMRAMLDLVAPPRMSEEDESLGAFIERRLGVEVLQNITEPLLAGIYAGDTYKLSLQSTFPQFGEVERAYGSLIKGMMSGKKPVETHTGTKRSAFLTFRKGLKTLVEGLVKGLSGVDQRLESEVAEIRRLGESRYEVVLASGEKLAADDVIVTVPAFAAADLLRPHVDVAALDAVNYVSVANVVLAFEREDVTGSFDGSGFLVPRKEGLNITACTWTGIKWLHTSPEDKMLLRCYVGRSGDEDKVFLSDEEITALVLRDLHKLMGVTARPLFAEITRLPKSMPQYPVGHLQSIAAFRKGLEAALPNVYATGAAFEGVGLPDCIKQAKELAQRMAEKLTVPQA